The Equus quagga isolate Etosha38 chromosome 2, UCLA_HA_Equagga_1.0, whole genome shotgun sequence genome has a window encoding:
- the LOC124234790 gene encoding insulin gene enhancer protein ISL-2-like, with amino-acid sequence MVDIIFHYPFLGAMGDHSKKKPGTAMCVGCGSQIHDQFILRVSPDLEWHAACLKCAECSQYLDETCTCFVRDGKTYCKRDYVRLFGIKCAKCQVGFSSSDLVMRARDSVYHIECFRCSVCSRQLLPGDEFSLREQELLCRADHGLLLERAAAGSPRSPGPLPGARGLHLPDPGAGRQASLRPHVHKQTEKTTRVRTVLNEKQLHTLRTCYAANPRPDALMKEQLVEMTGLSPRVIRVWFQNKRCKDKKKSILMKQLQQQQHNDKTSLQGLTGTPLVAGSPIRHESAVQGSAVEVQTYQPPWKALSEFALQSDLDQPAFQQLVSFSESGSLGNSSGSDVTSLSSQLPDTPNSMVPSPVET; translated from the exons ATGGtggatattatttttcattatcctTTTCTGGGTGCTATGGGGGATCATTCCAAGA AGAAGCCCGGGACCGCCATGTGCGTGGGCTGCGGGAGTCAGATCCACGACCAGTTTATCCTGCGAGTGTCGCCCGACCTCGAGTGGCACGCCGCCTGCCTCAAGTGCGCCGAGTGCAGCCAGTACCTGGACGAGACGTGCACGTGCTTCGTGAGAGACGGGAAGACCTACTGCAAGCGGGACTACGTCAG GCTGTTCGGCATCAAGTGCGCCAAGTGCCAGGTGGGCTTCAGCAGCAGCGATCTGGTGATGAGGGCTCGGGACAGCGTGTACCACATTGAGTGCTTCCGCTGCTCTGTGTGCAGCCGCCAGCTGCTGCCGGGCGACGAGTTCTCGCTCCGGGAGCAGGAGCTGCTCTGCCGCGCCGACCACGGCCTCCTGCTCGAGCGCGCCGCGGCCGGCAGCCCGCGCAGCCCCGGCCCGCTTCCCGGCGCCCGCGGCCTGCATCTCCCAG ATCCCGGGGCGGGCCGGCAGGCTTCGCTGCGCCCGCACGTGCACAAGCAGACGGAGAAGACGACCCGCGTGCGGACCGTGCTCAACGAGAAGCAGCTGCACACTCTGCGGACGTGCTATGCTGCCAACCCGCGGCCGGACGCACTCATGAAGGAGCAGCTGGTGGAGATGACTGGCCTGAGCCCGCGGGTCATCCGCGTTTGGTTCCAGAACAAGCGTTGCAAGGACAAGAAGAAATCCATCCTCATGAaacagctgcagcagcagcagcataaCGACAAGACG AGTCTCCAGGGACTGACCGGGACGCCCCTGGTGGCGGGCAGCCCCATCCGCCATGAGAGCGCCGTGCAAGGCAGCGCAGTCGAGGTGCAGACGTACCAGCCGCCGTGGAAAGCTCTCAGCGAGTTCGCCCTCCAGAGTGACCTGGACCAACCCGCCTTCCAGCAGCTG GTATCCTTCTCCGAGTCTGGCTCTCTAGGCAACTCCTCTGGCAGCGACGTGACCTCCCTGTCCTCGCAGCTCCCGGACACCCCCAACAGCATGGTGCCGAGTCCCGTGGAGACGTGA